One Vitis vinifera cultivar Pinot Noir 40024 chromosome 15, ASM3070453v1 genomic window, AAATTGTTTAGTCTAAAAGGccctttggaaaaagaaattagGGTAAGAGTTGCACTTGTCCATAAAACATTGCCCTGTAGTTTGCAATGAACCAGCAAGTTTCTCTAAGCGAGTAACCTTGTCCTTTCACATGAATGTTATAATCAACCTTCTTTCATGATCTATTTGATAACTATACAtctatctttttgtttttgtttggaaTAGGGTCTCGCAGGTTCTCTTCGCTCCAGGTTAGAGCCTCTTCTTCAGAAGAAACATCTTTAAATACTGAAGAGCTATTCACTGACTTGAAGGCGAAGGTGAGAGCATCAAACCTGGCACTGTTGTGAGGCAAATCGCCTTTTTTTTGGCCTCTCAATTTCTAAGCGACTAGTTCTAGATTAAGCCTTTTGTTACTAATAGAGCTTCTTTCCATCAAGTAAAATCGTCATTTAGCTCAAAGAATTTCCTTCTGTTATCAACAGTGGGATGCGCTTGAGAACAAATCCACTGTATTTCTCTATGGAGGCGGTGCAATAGTTGCAGTTTGGCTGTCCTCAGTTGTTGTTGGTGCCGTCAACTCCGTTCCATTGGTGGGTGGTTTGATTAAGGAAAAAATCCAAGCTTCCCTTTCTTCAATTTGACTAAATAAAAAACGATGAATGTTGACTCCTTGATTAACCTAGCAGGATAGGTTTTCTTTGGCAACATAtgatattgttttcttttgatATTCCCCTGAACCAATCTGAAGTATTCCTCTCCCTTTATCCTTTTCCTGAATATTACCAGCTTCCGAAGATCATGGAGTTGGTAGGACTTGGATATACAGCATGGTTCGTGTACCGATACATTCTCTTCAAGGTAAAAACTAAAACATTGGCATGCTTCAGATCGAATTTACTTTCTCTACCAAATATTTTCCAGGTGATCTGATAATAGGAGAGATGTAATGGCCTAATGAAGACTGTAATCAAAGGAGTTTGAACTAACACTGATTAGAGATCATAAGAGCCGATTAAAATATATCTGAACCTGAGATTATCATGATATCAATCTTGATTTTGGTTGAACTAAAAAACCTTTTTGAGTCTTCTCCAAAGTATACTTCTACTTGCAAATTATACTTTGTTGGCTAACATGTTCACACTTGGTGGGGTTTTTGTTGTCACTTTTCAGTCAAACAGAAAAGAGCTGGCCACGGACATTGAAGCACTGAAGAAGAAGGTGACGGGAGCTGAATAGATCAATATGATCAAATGCTGAGTTTATCCTTACATTTAGTCTCAACCCATTGGTTTAAATTGGTTCTTTTCTGTATCTTATGTAAAAGGGCCATCCAAGCTCTCCTCTCCTCTGCAATGTAGACTAGTTTTGCTGCTTTTGCATGCTTTCTTGTCACTCCTGGATCTCCCCGGGCTCATCCTTGCAATAAAATTTGCCAATTTTCTTGTTTGCTTTTGTGATTGTTATCGATGAGAAAGTGTTCGATGCCTCATCACCTCTGTTTTATCGCAGTCGATGGTTGATCCGGTACAATTTTTCGTTTGTTACCCTTATGATATCGTGTATATAAAAGCATACTTTTCTCTATAATTTTTTGTCACCTTTGCATGACGTGTCAtgtcaaggattttttttttttacaagagtacgacaattttaaaaaataattcataaattatcgtagtaggaaaaataattataattttgtcGAGATAGGGAAGAGAGAATAATTTAGAAGTGAAAAATCGACGATTtatgaacttttaaaaaaattataaaaaaattgttttttgaagacacgatttttaaaatttcattttttatatgagaaatcgtctttttaaaagacaattttcataaaaaataaaataaattaagaagtgagaaatcatctcttgaagagacgatttcaaaaaaaaaaaagttgagtgAAAAATCGTCTTTTAAAGAGATGATtttcacaaatatatatatatatatatatataaaattcttactttaaacaaaaaaaccaagaagGAAATCGTATTTCAAAAGAGACAATTTTCTACATCACAAAAGTGAGAAATtcttacttaaaataaaataataataaaaaaaaagaaaaaaatccaagtgGGAAATCATCAAATTATAAGTGAAAAATAATTCCTCACttgggttttatttatttatttatttttatttttattttattttaagtgagaatttctcacttTTGTAGTGTGGAAATCGTTTCttgaacttgattttttttttttgtgaaaatcgtttcttcaagagatgatttctcattttttaatttttgaaataatccTTTTAAGAACGATTTCTcatataagaaaaatgaaattttagaaatcgtgtcttgaaaatatgattttttataattttttcaaaagttcaTAAATCGTTTTTTAaagatatgttttttcatttacaatttcttttctcttttttatatggataaaactaaaatatatttgaaattatttttcttattgcgataatttaaaaattattttttaaaattattgtactcttataaaaaatccATACCATCAACATGGTAAAATTTGAAAGTAGTAGAAGTTttattccaaaataaaatttatataaaaatgaattgatattaaattataattaaatatatttaagttttaagtttaaataaaaatatatgccAAGGCCCACTCGAATAGAGCTCTTTCTTATGCTCTATGTATCAAGatgattcaaatttaaaaattttactaattttattttaattattgtaatttttcaaaaatgctttttagtcaattatttagaaataattatcataaaatgatttttagagtAAGGAATAAGGATTATTTTTACTGTGgctgaaaatatatatataaatatgaaaaagtgaaaatagGGGGAGAGGGAAACCCTAGACTGTTGTTCAGCTGCTGTCACTACTCCGGTAACTCTCGATTTTCTTCTCTTTGCAGTAGattgtttggttgccgagaaaatgaggaaaagtgaaaaagaagcgggattcttattcttattcttcGTTTTCTGAATTATACCCCAATGAGGGGTTTTATCCCATGTTAAAAAACGTctgtttctcagcaaccaagcaGATTCTTACTAGTTTGATTTTTGTCTTTCGGATTTACCCAGTCAAGGGTTTCGGTTTTCTTCGTTCCCAAGTAATGCGAAAATTCAGATTCAAAACTTTTCTCTTCCAATTTCTCGAatttctcagcagccaaacaAGAACGTTgcttgttttgattttcttttctgaaTTCCTCAACGCTACCCAGCAAGGGTATTTTTTTTCGCCGTTCCGAAGTATTGCAAAACCCCATAATCATTCCTGCAGTCTCTTTAATTTTTCCGCACTTCCTCAGCAGCCAAAGCAGACtgttaagattttgattttttttttcatttttttcagtAATTGCACACTTTAAGAGGCAAGATAGTGGTGTAAAAGATGATCCGAATCAGTGGCATTGCGAAATCGAAATCTTGCTTATCCCATCAATTCATACAAAAATGCTTTGTAAGTCGAACTGCAAAAGGTAAAGGCAAAATGAAAGATGGGCAGCCGTTGAAGCGATCGAAAATAACAAAGAAGAAAGGCCCTGTTGATGCTGCTGCGGCTGACCGAGGTCCCAGGAATGAAGCCAAGGTGAAAATGGAGCAACTGGAGAATGCTTGCCTGACTGCTCCAACGCCAATCCGATATCTGACTCCGAAACAgaagaagagggaggaggagagagagaaaatgggaCTTACTAGCAATGCAAGAAGAGTGGAGCTCGAGatgttgaagaaaaataagtccAAGAAAAGTGAACTCGACTCCCCGATGATAATTGGGACTCCGGGTTTGGATTTGATATCCCTAGGGCTGGTAGATGCAGAGAGTATTCCTAAATATGAATTGACTGTTGAAGATGGTCGTCGGCTAGCTAAAGAGTACAGTAGGGTTTTAATGAGGCGGCACCGGGCTAGGCAGGCAGCAGAGAGTACAATATTGAGGTTGAAGAAGGAAGCCATCGAGGCATTGCCCGAGAATCTGAAGGCTGCAGCATTGGTACCAGATTTGACTCCATTTCCAGCAAACAGGTTTATGGCTACTTTGACACCTCCAATTGAAGGGTACATCGAGAAGGTTATGGAGGCCGCAAAGAGAAGCATTACCAAGGAGAAGCTCAGATGATCAGAGGTTAGTGTTCATTTTCCTTATTGTTTTTTACTTCCTGCATtgatattttgagttttttgaGCGATTAATTGGTTTTCCGATGTTGTATGGATGATTAAGAGCTTTGTCTCCAATGGAGAAACTCACATTGAATCTAATTGCTCACTGGACAGTGGACACCACTGATCCTAAAAAGACACCACTTATTTTAACACTCAAAATGATATTTATGCAAAAAATTTATGCTGTGGTTCCCTCATGCTGGTCtaataaaagttttcaaaatttgatgtTATGCTCCATATGGGTTTTAAGAATAATGGAGGAAGAAACAAAACTTTTTCTCTTATCAAAAGCACCCCATTTCAAATGTCAAACGTATTCtaatgaacaaaaaattgttttaaaaaatgtttccaaaaaAGGGCCTAAAATTTTAGaccattttttcataattaaactGTGCTTGGGTCAGATACTTTTTATGTAACTGTTTAGGCTAAATCATTTTTCAGTGAGGCAGTGAAGAATTTGTGATTCCTATATTAGTTAAACATGGTTAACAGTGATTGAGTGTTTTACTCGTTCCATGGATTTATTGCTATTTGCCCATGCTTAGTCAGGTTTGATTTTGTAATTGCAAGGACCGTAAAGGGTTTGTAGCTGTGATCACTAAATTTCTTTACATACATTTTTGAGTTGCATCCTAACCCTATGCTCTAGGATAAATAAGCTGTGATATTTTACCAAATGATTGCTTGGATGGTTGCTCTCATTTCTTATTCAAATTCTTCAAGTTCAATATTACAGCTACATAAAACTTGTGTTTGATTCTCATAGAGATTTTGCTCGTAGGCTTCAGAAAAGGTCTCTCTGAGTAATTCTCATCTTGTCAATCTGATTAAACATAATATCTTGATGAGGTCCAGCCCGcttattcttcattttatttattttttgttttgtcaaAAGGAATTCACTCTGCCAGTGAGAAAGGGGGTTCATTGTCAGAGGGCACTGCCATTGATTATTCTCAAAATGCAAATTCTTGTAAATATAATTAGTACATCATATACCTGCCAGGGTAGCCAAGTTGGTCAAGGTGAATACTAGGAAGTGTGGTCCTAGTAAATGGCACATGGTCCTGGGTTCGAATCCTGTCACTGATAATTCTCCGAATTTACCTTGTACTGGTTGTTGTGGGGCAGTCAGCACCCtgaggtttgggtccccatggagagtctTAAGTACATCATATCTTAGTTGATCTTCCATTAACCTCCCTCTGTTATGACCAATTCCTTATTCTTATCCAGTTCTGAGTACACTCGACTGCCTTCTTATGTTCTCATCTTCTCTTGCAAATTTTTTACGGCTCCATGTCTTCATAGGTTGCTTGTGCTTTTTTTGAACACAAAATTGAGGCTAGAGAAACAAATACTCTTCCTGCACATCCCACATCATCCAAGGAAAATAGGATCtgtagaataatttttttttgataggcatcTATGAACAGTGCCTAGAAATTGGGCAGAGACCAATGTCTGATGTATCTAATAGGTGCAAAAAGGAACCAATGTCTgtaattgattttgttgattggttgagtTCTCATTGAGGAAGAGAGTAGTATTTTGTAGTTCCCTCTTATTTTGGTTGTGCCTTTTGGCAATTGCTATACATGTCTTCTGTACTTTGGTGTGCTCTTTTATGAtgctttttatatattatactcactttatttacctatcaagaaaaggaaaaattggaGAAGATTGTTTtagattattaaaaaatagagttGGATGATGATACTGTGATGTGGGATCTTAAAAAATTCAAGCATTATAGAAGTTATTTCTTTGTTCTATAATGCTATGATAGGtcaaagaaagcaaaagaaaagaaaaaaaagaaaaagaaaagatagatCCTTTAGCAATCACACCAAGGTTCTAGGTAATCACATCCTCAAAGATGCtaaaaacttttattagaaatttgatttttttcaactttgaaAGACTATATAGGTGTATATTATAGTAGACCATTGTGATTCTTTTCCCTAAAACTTCTCTAATTCCTTATCTTTTCTTGCAAGAATGAGAAAAGATATAGGAATGAGTATTCTTTAG contains:
- the LOC100253425 gene encoding protein CURVATURE THYLAKOID 1A, chloroplastic — its product is MAMPYVAVASSSMAATPVLMPRLPATAAANAATRCSALPYLPPRLSSSSNHFSGSRRFSSLQVRASSSEETSLNTEELFTDLKAKWDALENKSTVFLYGGGAIVAVWLSSVVVGAVNSVPLLPKIMELVGLGYTAWFVYRYILFKSNRKELATDIEALKKKVTGAE
- the LOC100258561 gene encoding uncharacterized protein LOC100258561, which encodes MIRISGIAKSKSCLSHQFIQKCFVSRTAKGKGKMKDGQPLKRSKITKKKGPVDAAAADRGPRNEAKVKMEQLENACLTAPTPIRYLTPKQKKREEEREKMGLTSNARRVELEMLKKNKSKKSELDSPMIIGTPGLDLISLGLVDAESIPKYELTVEDGRRLAKEYSRVLMRRHRARQAAESTILRLKKEAIEALPENLKAAALVPDLTPFPANRFMATLTPPIEGYIEKVMEAAKRSITKEKLR